The region GGCGCCCCTAACCGCGCCGCTCACTCCGCTGTCTTCCTCGTCGCCGCCCTCGTCGCTCACCGCGATAGGGACTTTAAGGACGAGCTCACGGGCACCCGCGCCTCCGCCTGCGCCGATTCACGACGCTGTCAGGATACCGCCAGTCTCCGATCAGGATTCGTTTAACCTGCAGAACAGGAAcgcgacgccgacgccgacgccgacaTCGAGGAGTCCCGTGCAGGTCGCGAGCGAGGTTACGCTGACGGTGCCGAGGCCCGACGGGGAAAGGGCGGTGAACGAGTACGTAGAGACGCCGTTCAGGCCGACGGGCAACGTCGTGAGCAGCCAAAAGTCATGCCTGAAATCGGAGAGGAGGACGAAGCGTCACCTTCACCATCATctgcatcatcatcatcacctgcaccatcatcatcatcaacacGGTCGGAACGCGGCGACGATACCGGTAACGCCGGCGTCATCGTCGCCCGGGAAGAAGAATTCTTCGACGGCCGTAACGAAGCAGCCGGTATCGTTCACCAAGGAACCGACGAACCCGCCGGGCGCTTTGTCTCAGCAGATACAGcttcagcagcagcagcaaatACTACAGCAACAGAGGTCCTCCTTGTTTCCGGGGGGCATAGGCTTCGGGGCTGGAGGTGGAGGCCTAGGAGGCGGCGGAAGCGGGGGTGGAAACGGAGGCGCGATGATACCTCTGGACGAGGGACTGTCGATAATGTGCGAATACTGCGGCAGGTGTCGTTGCGAATCCTGCAGGGAACCACCGCCGTTGCCGAGCCGTTGGCTGTGCGACAACGCTTGTTTTTGCTCCGCCGAAACGGCACTGGACTACGCCTCGTGTCTCTGTTGCGTTAAGGGTTTGTTTTATCACTGCGGCGACGCCGGTAGCGGCGTTGAAAACGAGGGCGAGGGCGCCGGAAGCTGCGCCGACGAACCTTGCTCGTGCAACGGATCTAGCCGATTGGCGCGATGGACTTGCCTCGGTGCCTTGGCCCTCGCTTTACCTTGTCTGTTGTGCTACTGGCCGTTGAAGGGCTGCGTGGCCGTTTGCGAGGCTTGTTACGCGCGTCACGCGTCTCACGGATGCAGATGCGATCCGTCGGCCGCAGCCGTCGCTGCCGCGAACGCCGCCGCGAACGCCGCGGCCGCCGCCAGGCATTTGGCACCTTCGAATTTAAGGGACTCGAGGGATCCCGAAAAGAGATTACTCGATCCTGTCACACCCGAGCTATGAGAGACACGGCGGCGAATGTGTTTTTACGCGTTGTTGCGGAGACACGATATCGCAGGTATACGCCGATGCCGATCGAACCGACTTGGACGCTCGGAGCTGTGCGCCCATTCCCCTCCGTTTCACGAACGATTCGTcatgtacatattatattatactatattatgttatattatatattatgtatcacaggtcaatatatatatatatatacatatatatatatatatataactgtaTTAATTGTAAATCGTTGTGTGTTACACAAAACTCACCGTTGCATATAACTTACTGCACGGACGGACACGCGCCggttttttcctcattttgtGTATACAAATACACACTCCCATCCTTCGTACACACAGTCATACGGCACGTTATCCAACGCGCAGAGAGGGAGAGGATGAGACTCGTTTGGATGGGTGGTTTGGAGAAATGAAATGTTAAACATTCTCTATGTTCAATGAAGGgcgtgagagagagagactaatatgatatatacaattattataaaataaagaaataagcTGTGTGCGAGGTGGTTTTCGGTATATGTGTgtagggagagagaaagagagagagagagagagtgagagagagattCGTGGTGGCATAACgatatgaaaaatcgaaactgGATAAAAGCAAAGAGAAGTAAATGAtagagaagaatgaaaaaaaaaaatacaacaaagaATGAGAACTGATTCAAATCAGTAGAAGTGTAGTAAACAAGTGTATTGGTTGCGTTTAGTACAACAGTTGCATTTaaggtgaaaatttgataaaaaagtTAAGAAATCTAAAGTTAAGaacgaagaaataataataataacaacaacaaatataataatagtaataataataataataataataataaaagacgAGTGTCCTGCATCCAGGGCACGGAACGAGTCGATCCTATGTATAAACTTGTAATTTCGGATAGCTtcgtgtttatttattattctcttTTAATATACCATGCagacatataatatatatatgtatatatgactgcacggtatatatatgtgtgtgtgtgtgtgtatgtatgtacgcatgcatgtgcatatacttgtacgtatataaaatTCATGACGGTGTACACGAAAATACATACAGATTTTAACCTACACGCACACGTGTGTCTATATGTTATAATACGATTACAGAATACATGCACATAAGCCGGGCGCCGAACTAAGGTACATCATCCGCATTATACCTATAGATATATTACAGGTGTGAATAATTTACaccgtgtaaaaaattcaatttccttagctatacgtatatactatAGGTATTTAGTTATACCTGTAATTATGTGCGATAAGTAATCTGTAACGATTTTCTGTCCAAAGTTCAATAAGTTATCTATCATTATACGATTGAATTTGAACttttaaattcttctttttctttttttttttaaagatttttattttttgcgccaaaaatcgaaattttttaccattttgaCTCTCACCTTAATTCTCGCGCGTACAAATCCTTCCTCTTTACGTATTTCTCACATCGTACGTAGTATAAAACGTTGAGCTAACGTTGTAATTACAATTTCGGCGCACGGTTATGCGTAGGTGTACGTGtcacaaatatatgtataaatattattattactattactgtcattactattattattactattgtcattaactactactactactattattactattattactattattattattattattattattattatcactattattatatagtaaaagaaaactaaaatatattgtatattacatgtgtataaagcaacaaaaaaaaaacctttttttacgtttaatttatttgtgggcgtatatatatagagcAAGCGTAAAAGTATAGTAGTATGTATAATAGGAAGGTTGAGAGGTAGGGAGAGCGCAAGAGAGAGATTAGAAAGGAAACTAAATGAAAACCCGAAAACGTtggcagaaaaaaaacgtgtgaagataaaaattaaaaaaaaaaatatatatataatatatatatagcggAGCGATGGAAGCAAATATAAATAACCAAACGAGTAAATAGAAGAAACTGAGAGTAGCGTGAAAAGGAAACAACactttgaaattaaatgacAAACAAATCGATGAATTGAATTggaaagatgaagaagaaaaagtatattccattctgtatacgtatacactcGCAGCGACGAAACCGATAAAAAATGGCTGGAGAGCTGCGACGTGATCAAGCTTTCCTCGTTTCATTTCTgcgattttaaaatttgaaaaaaataccctACAAGTgtagataaaattttaaattacgtCTCGagagaagtttgaaaaatcagccatcaattattcaaatctgATTATTATGATTGTTGTATCTTTTTGCtttatgtttttgtttttctcgttATCTTTTTTCGGCCTTTCCTAATGTATTCTCGTTGCAATGACGTATCTGCGACGCCGGTAAATATGGAACTGGAAAGTTTAACCGATTATCTAACTTCTTCGTCGACGGCATTGTCCTCGGATCCGTACGACGTGCAGCCCCCCCTCTTCCCGAATTCATGTCTATGATCAGATTTCAAATGCTGGATTAAGGTGCATTTTTGTTCGAACTCATTGTTGATCGATaaagatgatgatgatgatgatgatgatagtTATAATAATGGTGATACGACCGCACGAAAAGGACGACGATATCACATTTACGgttgttataaaatatacacgtaATGTATCCTAGTCTTGAGAATAATACAAGGAACGAGATACACGGGTATTGTTCTGATTTAAATATTCGATATTGCAGTGCGTTTGTAAAAGtatgtttctttctttttttttcatcctatCGTTGTCAAATGAATTTTGCATTGTTTTTGGAGGATTGCAAGTGCAGAAAGACCCAATCGAATGAAAGAATGGGAAAAACTGTtcgtaaagaaagaaaaaacaaagatagaacgaaagaaaaaaaaaatagagacggagagagagaaagagagagagagagagagagatggcgttttttattttaataatttttttccagtatTATCTAGTCTCGCGAAAGTTTCGGGAACGCGAAAGGAACGAATACAGTTGgtgttcttttttccttttatcatatttacatgtataattgtatatgcAACGAATATTTCACACGCTAAAACGTTTCGcgaatatacataaatatatattatagtagTAGTAGACGTAGGTGCAAGTGTCGAAAATCCATTTCAATTATCTGACGTGTATTACGGTACTGTCTACGCATCGGGAGAGATGGAAGACGAAGAGTGGTTCCTAAtttaaatttgagaaaattttgccaacggtaaaaagaaaagaaaaaaacgaaagcaaAATATACTTTCGCCATGTATACTTGTCGTTGATCACGTATACAGATATCGTATCGATATTGTAGAGAATTGGAAAGGATTtagattattttcatcttataGTTTAGATCTACAATGTGTGTTGTGTGCAAGAAACGAaagtatacgtacatacatgtgaattttttgtaaaatttcactttcacgTGCAATTGTAATCACGCAAAGTCACGAGGCACTCTTTTCACGATAcctgtttaaaatttaatcgaaGTATGCAACACATACTCAAATTCGAcattattaattgtaaaacgaatggataatttgaaaaaacttgtaCAGCAAtggtaataatgataacaatgcTGAAGAAACAACGGTGTTCTTACAATGAACCGAAAGTGAAATCATACTCCACGCGCAGGTCAAGTCGATTGATGTATACTCCTAGAAGTAAATAATACTGGAAATACATAGGtcgtcatatatatatatatatatatatatatatatatatatatatatatatatatatatatatatatatatatatattggtaGATAGTATCCaatgaatgaaacaaatttataaaGGTTCGATATTTCTAggtcgtttcttttttatttttcttatcccGAGAATACATCGTTACTGCACCTTTGCCTGACTctcattaaattttcaaacaaatcttCCGTCTACCtttacgattttttgaagATTAATCGGACATTTTCATTTCCCCCTTTAGTCATAAAATTCTATTCCCTAACCGTCTTAGTCTCTCCCTCGCCTTGGCTCCTGGCACAGATAACAACAAGACACCGTTTTCGAATGCTGGTCAATAAATGGACAGTAAATAACACATGCATAATATGATATGACATACGTAATCGCAGTGGAGAATTAACGAAACTAGAAGAGGGACTCGCCTGTGCCGAACAGCGTGCATGCGATTTgctcttctctctttcacttcgcttattgttgttgttattcttattattattcttattcttattcttattattattaaactaTAAAATCTCGATCATTGAACATTATATGCGTTGTTTCTCTGTACCTCGTTGACTTGTaaaaagaatcgattttttttttttttttgtcgatacGTCTCACGCGCACGCCAGTGAGACATTATTACTGcacatatgtgtatgtatatgtatatgtatatcttcCTCGTGTATCGCCTTGCGAAAAAGCGTCGTGTATTTACTATTTTTGAATAGGCAgaaactcaaaaaaaaaaaaaggaaaaaataaaataaaaagaaaaaaagaacacctTCATACTTCACGTAAAGACTTACTTGTACACGCTCTGTAAATGTCTCTTGTAAATACACCTAGGTAGGCATTacggtatttgaaaaattgaaaattgtaattattattattgctatctATTATTATCGCTGTACTGctactaccactactactaTTACCACTCTACTACTCCTACTACCATTactgctattattattattattattattattattattattattattattattattaatatagtTATTATCGCTATTGtcattgatataattattattactgtaatcgttattattataattataattgtaactattattaattattactattaattattattattattattattattattattattattattactaatatGAATAACATGAGACCAACATAAACCATAAAACATTAAACTGTTTTTGAtacttctttttcaaaatattccatCATCCTTTATTCTACATACATTCTGTTCTGCCGAAGGAGTCGCAACCTACACACGCACCTGCAATGCTAAAGAAAAGCGCTCCTGAGTTGTCTGTGCAGAGCTATCCAAAATAATAATCGGAAAATTCAGCGAGTGagtacatataggtatataaatgaTATACGCAAtatgtgaattattattattcacgatACGATTATAATAACGGAGATTTTCTGCAAGGCATTGCTGCGTGGGATTGGCCAGTGAGATatgcatatacctatatggATCATGCAGCAATTTCGTCGAGTATTCTACCGCTGCAGTTGCAAGATATCGGTGGAATTATCATCTATGTAACGGTAAGTTATAAGAAACTAAATAATATACTCTACTGGTGTATAAGGTGTAATATATTCCAagtaaacataaaaaaatgaattgaaaaataaatagggCTAGCTTAGCGACCAGCAACTGACaattatgtaatattataccAAGTTATAAACTGGTTTGCATATTATGCACAGTTATTAAGTTATATATTATTACCgctatgtatgtacatatatatatatatatatatatatatatatatatatatacatatgtatatgtatgtatatcacGTATGCCTCCACGTATAATAACATCAGCCGAACGAAAAAGCCCTGCAACGAGTCCCGGCATATAACGTGCGCGACGGTTTGCAGGAAGAGGCGATGGATGCAGAAGAAGGGAACACGCCGCACGACCTGGACCCTCCTCCTCCCCGTGTATATCGTCGCTCGCCGCATGAGAGCGGATGTGACGTGGAAAACGACACGGACGGAGGGCTTAGGGCCGAGATAGCGCTATGCATGAGAGGGCTGGAGCCGGAGAAGAAGGGGGGAGGAGgatgatgaggaggaggaggaggaggaggatgaagaggaggaggaggaggaggaggagtgTATGGTACAGGACCACCGGAAACGCCAGTTAGGCGAGCAAGCGGGCCGCATCCGGCTGTAAGGCCACAGCTTCCCTTTTATAGAACGAGCTGCAAACCTATAGAGCCAAGCAGTAGGCACTATAATTCACGCACGCAACGCGCACAGGCATACACGGCATATCCATGATCTTGCAGAGGCTGAGCGTTGTGTGCGTCCGATGTGTGCGCGGATGCGAGTGTGGGTAAACGACTTCCCACTGGCACGAGGTGGGTAGCTGGTTTTCATGACATACCTGATGAAAACGAACTGCAACCACTACTCGACGCAGGCTCCTGCGGATCAACGAATATTGCAACCTGGTTATCCTAACATGTCGTATACCTGCCACAGTTCCCGCGGACTTGTTGCAAACTCTGACGAAAagatgtatatatgtatgcatatattgTCACAACTTTGAGATGCCTCTGTGTCTGGAAGCTGGTATCTTACATTTTCTCTCAAAGACCATCCACGTTCTTTCATGCTCGCCAGACCCCGTTGAATTACATTCGTAAGTAACGTACATACGTCGCAGGTTCCTCCACCTCCCTCCCTACCAGTATCTCTcctctttccctctttttccttctctctctctctctatctgtatccccccccccccccccccctcccgcctCTCTCTCATCCGTTCCGGGAGGCCAGGAACAGCCGGGTTATTAAGTAGCGGATGCTACGGACGGgctaagaataagaagaaagaaaaataagcgCGGCCGTGCGGCGTCACGTGACCGGAAGTAGTCTCCCCCGGGCGGCGCTCCCCCTCTTAGCCCCGACCCTGTGATCCTCCTATCCGCTCGACGCGACTCTCCTCCACCGCGGGACGGAGGACGGATGGCCTTGCCGGTGCCGGGTATCGTACCGTTATCGAGACTTGTATCAAAACCACTATAAAACTGGCGTTTGACCGCGCCAACGCGCCGGAGAGGGCTATTCGAAGATGTCGGTGCGATGTCACACGCCGAGTCGCGGCCCTCGTTTAGTCCTACCTGCTTCCCTACGCCCGCGGGACCTACGACCCGGGCTGACGCACCTACCTGAGAGCCAAGAGCCAACGAATTCCCGCGTCTTCCACTTCCCGATGACGGTCCTGCATCTCGCGTTGAGATTCGGGCGAAGAGGCAAAGTAAAAGTACCTCTCAGGTTTTTCAGAGAGTAAAAAGGTGGGTGTATCAATAAATGGTAACGAAATTCGATGAAATCCATACACCTGTTTCTTCATACGTGATTGATTATTGGACCATGCGGTACGAGCTGTATCGCACCGATTCTGGGAAATACAAGTCTGCGAAATGTACGAAGAAGCCGATCAAGACTGATTGCGTGCCGGTCATTGGGATTCGCTATCTTCTCTCCGAGCTTTGCCGCTCGCCGATGATCGTTCCGGGTTACTTGACGCGTTGAAAAACATTCTTGGCTTTCGCGATTATTGCGTGCCCGCTGTAAAAAGGTCTTCGCCGATAGTCGGTGTATCGCGCCGCTGTCTTTTCTCCCTGCCTACGACTCGGGCTCGGGCCTCCTCGAGACTCTTGGCACGTTTCGAAACCGACGAGACCGGCAGATACGAACTACGAGGACCGCGCAGCACGTACGGCGCAGCCATCGGACAAGGACTTGGCGATGCAAGGCGGGGGCGTTTCCGGTCTTTGCCGGTCGAACGAACCGGAAGCAGTTACTCGTTGTCAACGGCACGAAAACATCAGCGCGGAACCGAGAAAACGCATTTTACTTGTACGATAATAGGAAGAAGGGAGAACACGAGATGACGAACGACCAGACCTTGAATCTGATTCGGGCTCTCTTCTGAATTAGGCAAATCGGGACCGGTTTGGCTTATGGAAACAGTTGCAAGACGTACGAGTCGAAGATTTTCGAATAGCTGTGTAGTTCGATTCGATGGAATGTCGGAAATGATGTAGAAACGAACCAGAGGAAAgcatattcattttctttcgaaCGTAAGATTGCGATCTTGACCAATCACAGCTTCGCGTAAATCATACACATGTACGGACACGAAACCGAGCGAACGAGATACCCACAAAGTTGTCACATCGAAGTAAGTTGtctacttgttttttttttttatgatacaACTATCTGAAACTCTTTAAACATCGGGGATAAACTCTTCGTTAGCCAAACTTTTGTGCACAAAGCTTTTACGAGGCAAAAAGCATATTGTCACGTTTCAGTGCGCaggtatacacatacatgtacgtTTATTGCCGTTGAACAAAATTACGAGTGTAATAACGATACGATTAAAGTTTTCCTTTTCGCGCTCGTTAATGGCGTGGGCGGCGGGGGgttggggggtgggggggcgAGGGAAGTATCTTCTACGACCGGCCGGAGTCGCGGCAGTTTTTACGCACCCGTGCGTCTTGCGTGGGTCCGAAGTTGACTGTCAGGGCTATCGGTAACGAGACGATAGTTACACGGGGGAGGATGAGGCGTCGTCGATAGTTGGTTTATTCCAGGAGCGTGCACCGCGATCGCGAGAAGAGTTTCGTTAGCTTCCAGGTATCGGAGGGCTGTGGGCTGTGCACGGTGTGTTATACGGTACGCCGTCGGGTTTGTGAAGAGGACGATGGGAGCGGACGCGGGAGGGCATTGCA is a window of Neodiprion fabricii isolate iyNeoFabr1 chromosome 6, iyNeoFabr1.1, whole genome shotgun sequence DNA encoding:
- the LOC124184481 gene encoding protein sprouty homolog 2, which encodes MSRPPSSSSSSSFSSSVAPAPSPAISASALARVHGHDHNRPLPPPRLPETATGPAGHQSLHQAPLTAPLTPLSSSSPPSSLTAIGTLRTSSRAPAPPPAPIHDAVRIPPVSDQDSFNLQNRNATPTPTPTSRSPVQVASEVTLTVPRPDGERAVNEYVETPFRPTGNVVSSQKSCLKSERRTKRHLHHHLHHHHHLHHHHHQHGRNAATIPVTPASSSPGKKNSSTAVTKQPVSFTKEPTNPPGALSQQIQLQQQQQILQQQRSSLFPGGIGFGAGGGGLGGGGSGGGNGGAMIPLDEGLSIMCEYCGRCRCESCREPPPLPSRWLCDNACFCSAETALDYASCLCCVKGLFYHCGDAGSGVENEGEGAGSCADEPCSCNGSSRLARWTCLGALALALPCLLCYWPLKGCVAVCEACYARHASHGCRCDPSAAAVAAANAAANAAAAARHLAPSNLRDSRDPEKRLLDPVTPEL